In Halorhabdus tiamatea SARL4B, a genomic segment contains:
- a CDS encoding NADH-quinone oxidoreductase subunit 5 family protein, whose protein sequence is MVTNRQTLLASTPGVLVAGALALAVALMGPGLETPAMLALGAIALPFVGAALLPYVAVAGDRTRNAVAVGVGVVTGVLTLALIPRALSGDPSVVHYDLSWVPAIDVSFGLYLDVLGVMMATIAGVVGALALVFSTRFMEREDGLTRYYALTLLFVGGMIGFALTDSLVALYVFWEVLGLCSFGLIAFWLKDDASFAAGVKAFVTTRFGDIGLLAGIAVLYVGGGTFSIRGLTEQAAAGTLPEWTLAAAGGLFIVAAVGKSAQFPLHVWLPDAMEAPTTSTALIHAACMVNAGLYLLLRTRPIFDGLAWWTTAVLAIGTITAFLAAVLATVENDFKRALAYCTISQLGYVTAAIGLAGGVLPATAHVLSHSIFKALLFLAAGSVIFALGGTVHKHVDMYEFRGVGNRRQMPITNVAFLVGILGLIGVPGFNGFWSKEYIFSTAMDGGPVEVAAFVVLAITAVLTVVYSLRIYYLMFLGEPSESVIESPPAMTGPLAILAGLTATSWLAIGPLSGALETYFPSADVHGYTIVGFVEHTLTVQTLALTAAILGVGYLGFRFRKPINDAAPKGLLSALAMGYGFDAVYERVVAVYRWWCARARVIQTGDVNYNVVGIVVALVIGAVVLAL, encoded by the coding sequence CTCGTCGCCGGCGCACTCGCCCTGGCGGTCGCGCTCATGGGACCGGGTCTCGAGACGCCCGCCATGCTGGCGCTCGGGGCGATCGCGTTGCCGTTCGTCGGCGCGGCGCTGTTGCCGTACGTCGCCGTCGCCGGCGACCGGACCCGGAACGCGGTCGCCGTCGGTGTCGGTGTCGTGACTGGCGTCCTGACGCTTGCGCTCATCCCAAGAGCACTCTCCGGGGATCCGTCGGTCGTCCACTACGACCTGTCGTGGGTCCCAGCCATCGACGTCTCCTTCGGGCTGTACCTGGACGTCCTCGGCGTCATGATGGCGACCATCGCGGGCGTCGTCGGCGCGCTCGCGCTGGTTTTCTCGACGCGCTTCATGGAACGCGAGGACGGCCTCACTCGCTACTACGCGCTGACCCTGCTGTTCGTCGGCGGGATGATCGGCTTCGCGCTGACCGACAGCCTCGTCGCGCTGTACGTCTTCTGGGAGGTCCTGGGGCTGTGCTCGTTCGGGCTGATCGCCTTCTGGCTCAAGGACGACGCCTCCTTCGCGGCGGGCGTGAAGGCGTTCGTCACGACCCGTTTCGGCGACATCGGCCTGCTGGCCGGGATCGCCGTGCTGTACGTCGGCGGCGGGACGTTCTCGATCCGCGGGCTGACCGAGCAGGCAGCCGCGGGGACGCTGCCGGAGTGGACGCTCGCGGCCGCTGGCGGGCTGTTCATCGTCGCGGCCGTCGGGAAGTCCGCGCAGTTCCCCTTACACGTCTGGCTGCCGGACGCGATGGAGGCCCCGACCACGAGCACGGCACTGATCCACGCCGCCTGCATGGTCAACGCCGGGCTCTATCTCCTGCTTCGGACCCGGCCCATCTTCGACGGGCTGGCGTGGTGGACGACCGCCGTGCTCGCCATCGGGACGATCACTGCGTTCCTGGCGGCCGTCTTGGCGACCGTCGAGAACGACTTCAAGCGCGCGCTGGCCTATTGTACGATCAGCCAGCTCGGGTACGTCACGGCGGCCATCGGGCTGGCCGGGGGCGTCCTGCCGGCGACCGCCCACGTCCTGAGTCACTCGATCTTCAAGGCGCTGCTGTTCCTGGCGGCCGGGTCGGTCATCTTCGCGCTGGGTGGCACCGTCCACAAGCACGTCGACATGTACGAGTTCCGTGGCGTCGGTAACCGCCGGCAGATGCCGATAACCAACGTCGCCTTCCTCGTTGGCATCCTCGGGCTGATCGGCGTGCCCGGGTTCAACGGCTTCTGGAGCAAGGAGTACATCTTCAGCACGGCGATGGACGGCGGGCCGGTCGAGGTCGCGGCCTTCGTCGTATTGGCGATCACGGCCGTGCTCACGGTCGTCTACTCGCTGCGGATCTACTACCTGATGTTCCTGGGCGAACCCAGTGAGTCCGTCATTGAGTCGCCGCCGGCGATGACCGGCCCGCTGGCGATCCTGGCTGGCCTCACGGCCACGTCGTGGCTGGCGATCGGGCCGCTATCGGGCGCTCTCGAGACCTACTTCCCCAGCGCTGACGTTCACGGCTATACGATCGTCGGCTTCGTCGAGCACACGCTCACCGTCCAGACACTGGCGCTGACCGCCGCGATCCTCGGTGTGGGCTATCTCGGATTCCGCTTCCGGAAGCCGATCAACGACGCCGCGCCGAAGGGGCTGCTGTCGGCACTGGCGATGGGCTACGGCTTCGACGCCGTCTACGAGCGCGTCGTGGCAGTCTACCGGTGGTGGTGTGCCCGGGCGCGAGTCATTCAGACCGGTGACGTCAACTACAACGTCGTCGGCATCGTGGTGGCGCTCGTGATCGGGGCAGTCGTGCTGGCCCTCTGA
- a CDS encoding COG1470 family protein: MKHRNVLIIALVAALITPAAAAHVPLENSAPVQGEPVAADEPVTTVSAGSSQASAGSSQTNATNYTHLYLDDQYQYGEVKPGNSTTFNITVANGEDHAVELSPHVVLPQLEAHPIQDAWITIEDANTTLGANAERTFTVTVSVPEDTELGDYQAAIALTEETISYPARPPQPIHAATISVEVYQEPTVTIQSPSYYSTSIQAGSDYTYEVVVENTGENAVPLNPSIETEESRYRDQATAQRSWFDIEAPSEVAAGENATVEITVNAPSDASVGDYDAMVDLGLKDPGRQDQSDYWQQVDLGFQIWEQPEDPFVTDFQVGDEVENVTLTLSASQYREMANDRPASFDVTFVAPNGTVADHQRAQVTNRGSVSLTSAASRGETQGPYTSGNEAKQFVYGVDDPSAGEWTVQIMPHNTTDFSYEIVRNES, encoded by the coding sequence ATGAAGCACCGCAATGTACTGATTATTGCGCTGGTAGCCGCGTTGATAACGCCGGCTGCCGCCGCCCACGTCCCGCTGGAGAACAGTGCACCCGTCCAGGGTGAACCAGTCGCCGCTGACGAGCCCGTCACGACCGTGAGTGCCGGATCGTCACAGGCAAGTGCCGGATCGTCACAGACGAACGCGACCAATTACACGCATCTCTACCTCGACGATCAATACCAGTACGGCGAAGTCAAACCAGGCAATTCGACGACGTTCAACATCACCGTCGCCAATGGCGAAGACCACGCCGTTGAACTGTCGCCACACGTCGTCCTGCCACAGCTAGAGGCACACCCGATCCAGGACGCCTGGATAACGATCGAAGACGCGAACACCACCCTCGGAGCCAATGCCGAACGGACGTTCACCGTGACCGTCTCGGTCCCCGAGGACACGGAACTCGGTGACTACCAGGCCGCGATCGCGTTAACCGAGGAGACGATTTCCTATCCGGCACGGCCACCCCAACCGATTCACGCGGCCACCATCAGCGTGGAGGTCTATCAGGAGCCGACTGTGACCATCCAGAGCCCGTCGTATTACTCGACAAGCATCCAGGCAGGGAGTGACTACACCTATGAGGTCGTCGTCGAGAACACTGGCGAGAACGCGGTGCCGCTGAACCCGTCGATCGAGACGGAAGAGTCGCGCTATCGCGACCAGGCAACGGCACAGCGCTCGTGGTTCGACATCGAAGCGCCGAGCGAGGTCGCCGCTGGGGAGAACGCGACGGTCGAGATCACCGTCAACGCGCCCTCGGACGCCAGCGTCGGCGACTACGACGCGATGGTCGACCTCGGACTGAAAGATCCCGGCCGTCAGGACCAAAGCGACTACTGGCAACAGGTAGACCTGGGCTTCCAGATCTGGGAGCAGCCCGAAGACCCCTTCGTGACGGACTTCCAGGTCGGCGATGAGGTCGAAAACGTCACGCTCACGCTGTCGGCGAGCCAGTATCGTGAGATGGCCAACGATCGCCCGGCGAGTTTCGACGTGACCTTCGTCGCACCCAACGGCACGGTCGCCGACCACCAGCGTGCGCAAGTCACGAACCGGGGTAGCGTCAGTCTCACGAGCGCAGCGAGTCGAGGCGAAACCCAGGGTCCGTATACGAGCGGTAACGAGGCCAAACAGTTCGTCTACGGCGTCGACGATCCAAGCGCCGGTGAGTGGACCGTCCAGATCATGCCACACAACACGACGGACTTCAGTTACGAGATCGTCCGCAACGAATCATAA
- a CDS encoding formyltetrahydrofolate deformylase, protein MVAVTREFTEITVVGDDSTGLIAEVTSLLFERGVNIEDLDQAVREGLFRMTTMVDTSEMIVTEETLRADLQALADDLDVDITVRFPKDRETQSIAVLVTKESHCLEAIFEAWASGDLGADVEVVIGNHPDLQPLAEKYDVPFHDIGDEKGTPDEGELLDLLAEYDADLIVLARYMRILSPDVVFRYENRIINVHPSLLPSFPGASAYMQAIEEGVRIAGVTAHYVTTDLDQGPIITQRVFNVPPEATEEELQKIGQPLEAEALLEAIDLHLDDEIYAHRGRTRLRDPEETDAQLGAPEQLDELNPDRPIDGLGEVVTDGGDSEE, encoded by the coding sequence GTGGTGGCCGTGACTCGTGAGTTCACAGAGATCACCGTCGTCGGCGACGACTCCACGGGACTGATCGCCGAAGTCACCTCGCTACTGTTCGAACGCGGTGTCAACATCGAGGACCTGGATCAGGCGGTCCGGGAGGGACTCTTCCGGATGACCACGATGGTCGACACCAGCGAGATGATCGTCACGGAGGAGACACTCAGAGCGGATCTCCAGGCCCTCGCCGACGATCTCGACGTCGACATCACGGTCCGGTTCCCGAAGGACCGAGAGACCCAGTCCATCGCGGTCCTCGTCACGAAGGAGAGTCACTGTCTCGAGGCGATCTTCGAGGCCTGGGCGAGTGGTGACCTGGGGGCAGACGTCGAGGTCGTCATCGGCAATCATCCCGACCTCCAGCCCCTCGCCGAGAAATACGACGTGCCCTTCCACGACATCGGCGACGAGAAGGGCACGCCCGACGAAGGAGAACTGCTGGATTTGCTCGCGGAGTACGACGCCGATCTGATCGTCCTCGCACGATACATGCGCATTCTCAGCCCGGACGTCGTCTTCCGGTACGAGAACCGAATCATCAACGTCCATCCCTCGCTTTTGCCCTCCTTCCCCGGCGCGTCGGCGTACATGCAGGCCATCGAGGAGGGTGTCCGGATCGCGGGCGTCACCGCCCACTACGTGACGACCGACCTCGATCAGGGGCCGATCATCACCCAGCGCGTGTTCAACGTCCCGCCGGAGGCGACCGAAGAAGAACTCCAGAAGATCGGCCAGCCCCTGGAGGCCGAAGCACTGCTGGAAGCGATCGACCTCCACCTCGACGACGAGATCTACGCCCATCGCGGGCGGACTCGGCTACGTGATCCCGAAGAGACCGACGCCCAGCTCGGCGCACCCGAGCAACTCGACGAACTCAACCCCGACCGGCCCATCGACGGGCTGGGCGAGGTTGTGACCGACGGCGGCGATTCCGAGGAGTGA
- a CDS encoding phosphoribosylaminoimidazolesuccinocarboxamide synthase, which produces MTSVKEFRIDDEPTATALGRGAFVFTDDYSVFDWGTMPDEIPGKGAALCTMGAANFESLEDEGIPTHYEGVVVDGETTAVDAAIDVGEQPREMAIELTQVPDLPHNVDGYDYDAYHDAAGENYLIPLEIVFRNTVPVGSSLRKRSAPEDYGLDWETWPDEVVDLPEPVVEFSTKYEEQDRYLSRAEADRIAGRADVDDLESVARAVNDLLNRRAAEAGFVHEDGKIECLYYQGEIRVADVVGTFDENRFSYDGQEVSKEVIRQYHKRTQPEWVEAVGEAKVAASDEGVADWKSLCDRRPESLDQHVIDVAADLYAAGTNAYLDREVFDAPSIEDAIEAARNL; this is translated from the coding sequence ATGACCAGCGTCAAGGAATTTCGGATCGACGACGAGCCGACCGCGACCGCGCTCGGTCGGGGCGCGTTCGTCTTCACCGACGACTACTCGGTGTTCGACTGGGGGACGATGCCCGACGAGATCCCGGGGAAGGGAGCCGCGCTGTGTACGATGGGCGCAGCCAACTTCGAGAGCCTGGAGGACGAGGGAATCCCCACCCACTACGAGGGGGTCGTCGTCGACGGTGAGACGACAGCTGTCGATGCGGCGATCGACGTGGGCGAACAGCCCCGCGAGATGGCCATCGAGTTGACCCAGGTTCCGGATCTGCCTCACAATGTTGACGGCTACGACTACGACGCCTACCACGACGCAGCGGGCGAGAACTATCTCATCCCTCTGGAGATCGTCTTCCGGAACACCGTCCCCGTCGGGTCGAGCCTGCGAAAGCGCTCCGCGCCCGAAGATTACGGCCTCGACTGGGAGACCTGGCCCGACGAGGTTGTCGACCTGCCCGAACCGGTCGTCGAGTTCTCGACGAAGTACGAGGAACAGGACCGCTATCTATCGCGGGCGGAGGCCGACCGGATCGCCGGCCGTGCGGACGTCGACGACCTCGAGTCGGTCGCCCGCGCGGTGAACGACCTGCTCAACCGCCGGGCCGCCGAGGCGGGGTTCGTCCACGAGGACGGCAAGATCGAGTGTCTCTACTACCAGGGTGAGATCCGCGTCGCCGACGTCGTGGGGACCTTCGACGAGAACCGCTTTTCCTACGACGGTCAGGAGGTCAGCAAAGAAGTCATCCGGCAGTACCACAAGCGCACCCAGCCCGAGTGGGTCGAGGCCGTCGGCGAGGCGAAAGTGGCGGCCAGCGACGAGGGAGTCGCCGACTGGAAGTCACTGTGTGACCGCCGGCCCGAATCGCTCGACCAGCACGTGATTGACGTCGCCGCCGACCTCTACGCCGCGGGGACGAACGCGTATCTCGACCGCGAGGTCTTCGACGCGCCGTCGATCGAAGACGCGATCGAGGCGGCCCGGAACCTGTAG
- a CDS encoding ATP-binding protein — translation MSEPERDVVEFVLTTDVYSEREDLEPDDLPSIYRTVFWENGTIERPLVPTVEATREATGVDDPWDTVSGLMFTSHDDFSEEIKLTDREMAEEWLGKRIELEEILENPTLASIFEDDFDEVSYKRAREQVRPARADRAWIDSLLEEYFAEEEEEEMLDLVDIRAPEEVDMRLDDLVLTEDQEGEINKLVKAIEHRDYLARIGLREIGKLLFVGPPGTGKTSVARALAHELDLPFVEVKLSMITSQYLGETAKNVEKTFEVARRLSPCILFMDEFDFVAKTRASDEHAAIKRAVNTLLKSIDEISLIQDDVLLIGATNHPDQLDAAAWRRFDEIVNFPKPDVGMRADILRVVTRDMEIEDYDPEELAEMTEGLTGSDLRLVLREAVLNALTEERTTLTQDDLVDAVANFEERDNLKNLDMIEGDHDALVAGGTPSADGGHDHEGHDHSHSED, via the coding sequence ATGAGCGAACCGGAACGCGACGTCGTGGAGTTTGTCCTCACGACGGATGTCTACTCCGAGCGAGAGGACCTCGAACCGGACGATCTGCCGTCGATCTATCGGACCGTCTTCTGGGAAAACGGCACGATCGAACGACCGCTGGTCCCGACTGTCGAGGCCACCCGCGAAGCAACGGGTGTCGATGACCCCTGGGACACAGTTTCGGGGCTGATGTTCACCAGCCACGACGACTTCTCGGAGGAGATCAAACTCACCGACCGCGAGATGGCCGAAGAGTGGCTCGGCAAGCGGATCGAGCTCGAGGAAATTCTCGAGAACCCGACGCTGGCCTCGATCTTCGAGGACGACTTCGACGAGGTCAGCTACAAGCGAGCGCGCGAACAGGTCCGTCCCGCCCGCGCCGACCGGGCCTGGATCGACAGCTTACTCGAGGAGTACTTCGCGGAGGAAGAGGAAGAGGAGATGCTCGACCTCGTGGACATCCGCGCGCCCGAGGAAGTCGACATGCGTCTCGACGATCTCGTGCTCACGGAAGACCAGGAGGGCGAGATCAACAAACTCGTCAAGGCCATCGAACACCGCGATTATCTGGCGCGGATCGGCCTCCGGGAGATCGGCAAACTCCTGTTCGTCGGGCCGCCGGGGACCGGCAAGACCAGCGTCGCCCGGGCGCTCGCCCACGAACTCGACCTGCCCTTCGTCGAGGTGAAGCTGTCGATGATCACCTCCCAGTATCTGGGCGAGACGGCCAAGAACGTCGAGAAGACTTTCGAGGTGGCCCGGCGACTCTCGCCGTGTATCCTCTTCATGGACGAGTTCGACTTCGTCGCCAAGACGCGCGCCAGCGACGAACACGCCGCGATCAAGCGCGCGGTCAACACCCTACTGAAGTCGATCGACGAGATCAGCCTCATCCAGGACGACGTCCTGTTGATCGGCGCGACCAATCACCCCGACCAGCTCGACGCGGCGGCCTGGCGGCGCTTCGACGAGATCGTCAACTTCCCCAAGCCCGACGTGGGGATGCGCGCCGACATCCTCCGGGTCGTCACCCGGGACATGGAGATCGAGGACTACGATCCCGAGGAGCTCGCCGAGATGACCGAGGGATTGACCGGCAGCGATCTCCGACTCGTCCTCCGGGAGGCCGTCCTGAATGCCCTGACCGAGGAACGCACCACGCTCACCCAGGACGACCTCGTCGACGCCGTCGCCAACTTCGAGGAACGGGACAACCTGAAGAACCTCGACATGATCGAGGGCGATCACGACGCGCTGGTCGCCGGCGGGACGCCGAGTGCGGACGGCGGCCACGATCACGAAGGGCACGACCACAGCCACTCCGAGGACTGA
- a CDS encoding aldo/keto reductase produces MPPATLPVPGLGTYSDANREQWVETVRTALDVGYRHVDTAQGYDNEQYVGEGIATSSVDREDVFLATKVDPDNLARKDVRTSTTASLDRLGTEYLDLLYVHWPTHTYEASETLAALEQLHDDGAIRNIGLSNFTPALLDEAREVLDVPITAHQVECHPLLQQDRLREDAREHDHWLVAYSPLAQGEVFEEPKIQEIADKHGVSPAAVSLAWLDTKENVVPIPKASSREHLEANLAALKVSLDPEDVAAIDAIGREHRVIDPDFAPWNQ; encoded by the coding sequence ATGCCACCTGCGACACTGCCAGTCCCCGGTCTCGGCACCTACTCGGACGCGAACCGCGAGCAATGGGTCGAGACGGTCCGGACCGCCCTCGACGTTGGGTATCGCCACGTCGACACGGCCCAGGGGTACGACAACGAACAGTACGTCGGCGAGGGAATCGCCACCTCGTCGGTCGATCGAGAGGACGTCTTCCTCGCGACCAAGGTCGATCCCGATAACCTCGCCCGCAAGGACGTCCGCACGTCGACGACGGCGAGTCTCGATCGGCTCGGCACCGAGTATCTCGACCTGCTGTACGTCCACTGGCCGACCCACACCTACGAGGCCAGTGAGACGCTGGCCGCGCTCGAGCAACTTCACGACGATGGCGCGATCAGAAATATCGGGCTCTCGAATTTCACACCCGCACTGCTCGATGAAGCCCGTGAGGTTCTGGACGTCCCGATCACCGCCCACCAGGTCGAGTGTCACCCGCTCCTCCAGCAGGATCGACTCCGGGAGGACGCCCGCGAGCACGACCACTGGCTGGTCGCGTACTCGCCACTCGCCCAGGGCGAGGTCTTCGAGGAGCCGAAGATTCAAGAGATCGCAGACAAGCACGGCGTTTCCCCGGCGGCAGTCAGCCTCGCGTGGCTCGACACGAAGGAGAACGTCGTCCCGATCCCGAAAGCCAGCAGCCGCGAGCACCTGGAAGCCAACCTGGCGGCGTTGAAAGTATCTCTCGATCCCGAAGACGTCGCGGCGATCGACGCCATCGGTCGGGAACACCGGGTCATCGACCCGGATTTCGCCCCCTGGAATCAGTAG
- a CDS encoding MBL fold metallo-hydrolase — translation MEVTLLGTGDTTGTPTVGCTCEVCERARDPDDALRTQLRDRGVAVGDRGVERTRFSVHVRNERTDETLLIDASPDFRTQFLREDLDVPDAAVISHVHFDHLDGLGNLYRLTRDMPVYAASEVDPATGRSVAESVRQRYDYLDVIDVRARDPFASFRVAGFDVTLVPVDHPPLSCYGLVVEDPETGAKLSLSGDTSYDVPEESRDALAGADLLLVDGILPADRCDTHPAGGADYVDGVPMTYGSKHMTIEGARRFGEELDAGELRIVHLSHYLPVETAFDRPLAVDGETFVL, via the coding sequence ATGGAAGTCACGTTGCTCGGGACCGGCGACACGACCGGGACGCCGACGGTCGGGTGTACGTGTGAGGTCTGCGAACGTGCTCGCGATCCCGACGACGCGCTCCGCACACAGCTACGCGACCGCGGCGTCGCGGTCGGCGATCGCGGCGTCGAGCGAACCCGTTTCTCGGTCCACGTTCGCAACGAACGCACCGACGAGACGCTCCTCATCGACGCCAGCCCGGACTTCCGGACGCAGTTTCTCCGGGAGGACCTCGACGTTCCCGACGCCGCGGTGATCTCCCACGTCCACTTCGATCACCTCGACGGATTGGGTAACCTCTATCGCCTGACACGGGACATGCCGGTCTACGCCGCGAGCGAGGTCGACCCTGCGACGGGCCGGAGCGTCGCCGAAAGCGTCCGGCAGCGCTACGACTACCTCGACGTCATCGACGTCCGGGCTCGCGATCCCTTCGCGTCGTTTCGGGTCGCCGGCTTCGACGTCACGCTCGTCCCCGTCGATCACCCGCCGCTGTCGTGTTACGGCCTCGTCGTCGAGGACCCCGAGACGGGTGCGAAACTCTCGCTGTCGGGCGATACGAGTTACGATGTTCCCGAGGAGAGCCGGGACGCCCTCGCCGGGGCCGACCTGTTGCTCGTCGACGGCATCCTCCCGGCTGACCGGTGTGACACCCACCCGGCCGGCGGGGCGGACTACGTCGACGGCGTGCCGATGACCTACGGGAGCAAGCACATGACCATCGAGGGGGCGAGGCGGTTCGGCGAGGAACTCGACGCCGGCGAGTTACGGATCGTCCACCTCTCGCACTACCTGCCGGTCGAGACGGCCTTCGATCGGCCGCTGGCGGTCGACGGAGAGACGTTCGTGCTGTGA
- a CDS encoding DUF5787 family protein produces MREYRFELALCGTLEDGERLLARQLGAHVHGRRIADVVALDPGPEFEQRAAITDGTIPPAAIESPVGPGQARPLRDVFPDRRPDERHRIADRAVEAGFFESERRHGDRYVRQVTRYPDAWFDRLVGIENKPDLDRPGDLQTQLRTDVSLGLFDEVILATASHVTGAHRNRLPEEVGIWRFDPDTGEREVLKEPTSLSTDEWGLEVIEREPGQAAVQPVDPAAKSRARRRLAERAHGKGWRTFAWPACTRCDPDGAEAAPAVPYCAYHDRIVNPVEDCGEACPGHEPADPSAVDVEAVRDSRSIWVHDPAGRQRRQVGLDRFG; encoded by the coding sequence GTGCGGGAGTATCGCTTCGAACTCGCGCTGTGTGGGACACTCGAGGATGGCGAGCGCCTGCTCGCCCGCCAACTCGGTGCGCACGTCCACGGCCGCCGGATCGCCGACGTCGTGGCCCTCGACCCGGGTCCCGAATTCGAGCAGCGAGCCGCCATCACCGACGGGACGATTCCGCCGGCGGCCATCGAATCGCCGGTCGGCCCCGGCCAGGCCAGGCCGCTCCGGGACGTCTTCCCCGACCGCCGCCCCGACGAGCGCCACCGGATCGCCGACCGGGCGGTCGAGGCCGGCTTCTTCGAGTCCGAGCGCCGGCACGGGGATCGGTACGTCCGGCAGGTCACTCGCTACCCCGACGCGTGGTTCGACCGCCTGGTCGGCATCGAAAACAAGCCCGATCTCGACCGACCGGGCGACCTCCAGACCCAACTCCGGACCGACGTCTCGCTCGGCCTCTTCGACGAAGTGATCCTGGCGACGGCCTCTCACGTCACCGGCGCACACCGCAACCGGCTCCCCGAGGAAGTCGGAATCTGGCGGTTCGACCCCGACACCGGCGAGCGCGAGGTGCTCAAGGAACCGACGTCACTCTCGACCGACGAGTGGGGTCTCGAGGTGATCGAACGCGAACCGGGCCAGGCCGCCGTCCAGCCAGTCGATCCCGCGGCGAAAAGTCGCGCCCGCCGGCGGCTCGCCGAGCGGGCCCACGGCAAGGGCTGGCGGACCTTCGCCTGGCCGGCGTGTACCCGGTGTGACCCCGACGGTGCCGAGGCCGCTCCTGCGGTGCCATACTGCGCCTATCACGACCGGATCGTCAACCCCGTCGAGGACTGCGGAGAGGCCTGCCCGGGTCACGAGCCGGCGGATCCGTCCGCGGTCGACGTCGAGGCCGTCCGCGATTCGCGGTCGATCTGGGTACACGACCCGGCCGGCCGACAGCGCCGACAGGTCGGCCTCGATCGCTTCGGGTAG
- a CDS encoding mechanosensitive ion channel domain-containing protein: protein MVTVLAVGVIETVIESFQADVLAAIPRALSGLVFLTVAYVGIKLVTTVVRSVLERVYPADQRLIVDFLLLVVGTFLWFGAGLALLNVLGLGNVAASLGTAAGFIGLGVSYALSNMIADTVAGVYLLRDPDFNKGDTVTTESTTGTVADIGLRKSRLRTDDGLVVLANRNVESRWTYRSGPGEE, encoded by the coding sequence ATGGTCACGGTACTCGCTGTCGGCGTGATCGAGACGGTGATCGAATCGTTCCAGGCGGACGTCCTGGCCGCGATCCCGCGCGCGCTCTCCGGGCTGGTGTTTCTCACCGTCGCGTACGTGGGGATCAAACTCGTCACGACAGTCGTCCGGTCGGTCCTCGAACGGGTGTATCCCGCCGATCAGCGCCTCATCGTCGACTTCCTCCTGCTCGTCGTGGGGACGTTCCTGTGGTTCGGGGCCGGGCTCGCGCTGTTGAACGTCCTCGGATTGGGCAACGTCGCGGCGAGCCTCGGAACCGCCGCCGGGTTCATCGGGTTGGGGGTCTCGTATGCCCTCTCGAACATGATCGCCGACACGGTCGCCGGCGTCTACCTGCTCCGGGACCCGGACTTCAACAAGGGCGACACCGTGACGACCGAGTCGACGACAGGCACCGTCGCGGACATCGGGCTCCGGAAGAGTCGGTTGCGGACCGACGACGGGCTGGTCGTTCTGGCCAACCGCAACGTCGAGTCGCGCTGGACGTACCGATCCGGTCCCGGCGAGGAGTGA